A stretch of [Clostridium] innocuum DNA encodes these proteins:
- a CDS encoding threonylcarbamoyl-AMP synthase translates to METRRFDKKDVKEVAELLKNGKVVAFPTDTVFGLGVIYENEEALRKLKESKGRPENKPIPTMVADVEQMKCIAQMPAEAVALADAFMPGAFTMILKKQETLPDYVTNGFPTVGIRMPDDPFVLRLIKECGKPLLVTSANRSGEETGVRDEQVLEQLDGRIDAIVLGEAKGKLASTIVDMSEEEPRIVREGPISADDIKRVLHNA, encoded by the coding sequence ATGGAAACCAGACGGTTTGATAAAAAAGATGTAAAGGAAGTCGCAGAGCTGTTGAAAAACGGGAAGGTTGTGGCATTTCCTACAGATACGGTGTTTGGTCTGGGGGTCATTTATGAAAATGAGGAAGCCTTGCGCAAACTGAAGGAAAGCAAGGGACGTCCGGAGAATAAGCCGATTCCCACCATGGTTGCGGATGTGGAGCAGATGAAGTGTATCGCACAAATGCCTGCAGAAGCTGTGGCACTGGCGGATGCCTTTATGCCGGGAGCATTCACTATGATCTTGAAAAAACAGGAGACGCTGCCGGATTATGTGACGAACGGATTTCCTACCGTGGGAATCCGGATGCCGGATGATCCATTTGTATTGCGTCTGATTAAGGAATGCGGAAAGCCGCTTCTGGTAACGAGTGCAAACCGTTCCGGAGAGGAAACTGGTGTTCGGGATGAGCAGGTGCTGGAACAGCTGGACGGCAGAATTGATGCGATTGTTTTAGGAGAAGCAAAAGGCAAGCTGGCGAGCACGATCGTAGATATGAGCGAAGAAGAACCGCGCATTGTCCGTGAAGGCCCAATCTCTGCGGATGATATCAAAAGGGTGTTACATAACGCATAA
- a CDS encoding helix-turn-helix domain-containing protein, which translates to MRKKNILKIHLLGEFYMENKNYRFPQETKKSTQLILLIAYLMMYRHTVVSKEKLIKILWKEDESDKPEGALRNLVYRARKELQKFYPDNPELSFILSKGNTYAWNSEIPCEIDIVQMDELCKKIEEEEAPEASYQYCKELLSNYMEDFMFEFHTQDWVELQKTYYDNNLMRATNRSCKLLMDKEYYDEVIKLCDILGFKHYANNHIHEYKLEAYRQTHQYSLAISYYHKVADMYYGRLGIEVTPLCREIYAEVVQCIASNPVDVDELEQQLKEHVRNEGTFYCDFDVFKNIYQMNLRSARRSSRSRYLVLLTMRQPEGVKEDAQQRESDILRDVITIELRKNDVFTKCSPFQYSLIIATTSMEGCDKAISRILDRFQQKKTIPETKLMYEYKHIN; encoded by the coding sequence ATGAGAAAGAAAAATATATTGAAAATTCATCTGCTGGGTGAATTTTATATGGAAAACAAGAATTACCGGTTTCCGCAGGAAACAAAGAAGAGTACACAGCTGATCCTTTTGATCGCCTATCTGATGATGTATCGGCATACGGTGGTATCCAAGGAAAAGCTGATTAAAATATTGTGGAAGGAAGATGAATCGGATAAGCCGGAGGGTGCCTTGCGCAATCTTGTGTATCGTGCAAGAAAGGAATTGCAGAAATTTTATCCGGATAATCCCGAGCTTTCCTTTATTCTGTCAAAAGGCAATACGTATGCATGGAATTCTGAAATACCATGTGAGATTGACATCGTGCAGATGGATGAGCTGTGCAAAAAAATCGAAGAGGAGGAAGCACCGGAAGCCTCTTATCAGTATTGCAAAGAGCTGCTCAGCAATTATATGGAAGACTTCATGTTTGAATTTCATACGCAGGACTGGGTGGAGCTGCAGAAAACCTATTATGACAACAATCTAATGCGGGCAACCAACCGCAGCTGCAAGCTGTTGATGGATAAAGAATATTATGATGAAGTAATCAAGCTGTGTGATATTCTGGGCTTTAAGCATTATGCGAATAACCATATTCATGAATACAAGCTGGAGGCATATCGACAGACCCATCAGTATTCGCTGGCGATTTCGTATTACCACAAGGTGGCCGATATGTATTACGGAAGACTGGGGATCGAGGTAACACCGCTCTGCAGAGAAATTTATGCTGAGGTTGTACAGTGTATTGCCAGCAATCCGGTTGATGTGGATGAGCTGGAGCAGCAGCTGAAGGAGCATGTCCGAAATGAAGGAACCTTCTATTGCGACTTTGATGTATTTAAAAATATTTATCAGATGAATCTGCGTTCTGCGAGACGATCCTCCCGTTCCCGTTATCTGGTGCTGTTGACCATGCGGCAGCCGGAGGGTGTTAAGGAAGATGCTCAGCAGAGAGAGTCGGATATTCTGCGCGATGTTATAACGATAGAGCTGAGAAAAAACGATGTGTTTACGAAATGCAGTCCGTTTCAGTATTCCCTGATTATTGCGACAACCTCGATGGAGGGTTGTGATAAGGCAATTAGTCGTATTCTGGACAGATTCCAACAAAAGAAGACGATACCGGAAACAAAGCTAATGTATGAGTATAAGCATATAAATTGA
- a CDS encoding diguanylate cyclase codes for MDNMDVSLFGSFQITYHGICLDEQGIHSSKMAALLSYFLIYNDRKISTTELNDILWEDDSNISNPLSALKNLMYRLRSLLKKEFKTADMIITGKGSYYWNPQIKVHLDTDSFEELDKLLKKEHFSTCKDVDKLNSILKLYKGKFLPCISDKRWVVSLSTYYHSLYLRCAKALAIKYEDLDEYEKMNSVCKDALVQDPLDDEMQYLFIISLIRLKHYDVAKEQYHRACSLLYERLGIKQSQFLQKVYMELIKNNNQVNVNLDAIQDSIAEKKMEQAFYCEFGVFKEIYHLELRRMVREGFSEYVVLMTLKPKKFIDANSKEGLHLLSKEMEALRIVLCKCLRNGDVVSKYSGSQFIFMLHSCNAENAKRVIERILNTYASLNKHHLIDLSYTYDELQVFDNDTLRG; via the coding sequence ATGGATAATATGGATGTATCTCTGTTTGGAAGTTTTCAGATTACTTATCATGGAATATGTCTGGATGAGCAGGGTATCCACTCAAGTAAGATGGCGGCACTCTTATCATATTTTCTGATATATAATGACCGCAAGATATCTACAACGGAATTAAATGATATACTTTGGGAGGATGATTCTAATATCAGTAATCCGCTGAGTGCTTTAAAAAATCTAATGTACAGGCTTCGCAGTCTTTTAAAAAAAGAATTTAAAACAGCTGATATGATTATTACAGGAAAAGGCTCTTATTACTGGAATCCGCAAATAAAGGTGCACTTGGATACAGACAGTTTTGAAGAGCTGGATAAACTATTAAAAAAAGAACACTTTTCTACCTGCAAAGATGTTGATAAGTTAAATTCAATTTTAAAGCTTTATAAAGGAAAATTTCTTCCTTGTATTAGTGACAAAAGATGGGTGGTATCTCTATCTACCTATTATCACTCGTTATATTTACGCTGTGCCAAGGCACTTGCAATAAAATATGAAGACCTGGATGAATATGAAAAGATGAATTCGGTTTGCAAGGATGCACTTGTACAGGATCCCCTTGATGATGAAATGCAATATTTATTTATTATTTCTCTTATACGACTTAAACATTATGATGTCGCAAAGGAGCAGTATCATAGGGCGTGTAGTCTTCTCTATGAGCGACTTGGAATCAAACAGTCACAGTTTCTTCAAAAAGTATATATGGAACTGATAAAAAATAACAACCAAGTGAATGTAAATCTGGATGCTATCCAGGACAGTATCGCTGAGAAAAAAATGGAACAGGCTTTTTACTGTGAGTTTGGTGTCTTTAAAGAAATATATCATCTTGAATTAAGAAGAATGGTTCGAGAAGGATTTTCTGAATATGTTGTGTTGATGACATTAAAACCAAAAAAATTTATAGATGCGAATTCAAAAGAAGGCTTACATCTGTTATCAAAAGAAATGGAAGCTTTGAGAATTGTTTTATGCAAATGTTTGCGCAATGGAGATGTCGTATCAAAATACAGCGGGTCACAATTCATTTTTATGTTGCACAGCTGCAATGCAGAGAATGCTAAACGTGTAATTGAACGTATTTTGAATACGTATGCTTCTTTGAATAAGCATCATTTAATAGATTTAAGTTATACATATGATGAACTGCAAGTATTTGATAATGATACACTGAGAGGGTGA